From Symphalangus syndactylus isolate Jambi chromosome 5, NHGRI_mSymSyn1-v2.1_pri, whole genome shotgun sequence:
TGAAACATTAATAGATTGTTAATAGAATTAGGCCTTAGCTTAAAGGAACTTAATCAATTAATAGAATGTTAATCTCCAGAAGTCTGGAGGTAGATGcatgcaagagagagagagactgttctAAACACAGTTTAGAATTAGGCATTTTACAAGTTTAAGTTGGCTAGTCTTTCTGCAAGCATTTAATAGTTTTTAgcggaagaaaataaaaagttcagcTTGGCATATTTCATTATTCAAAATGTGACCTGATGGTATTCTTTTCTGATATCATTCCTCACAGGTCTTTCActtctgcttttctcttctcCATTGAAGTTCAAGTTACCATTGGCTTTGGAGGGAGGATGATGACAGAGGAGTGCCCTCTGGCCATCACGGTTTTGATTCTCCAGAATATTGTAGGTTTGATCATCAATGCAGTCATGTTAGGCTGCATTTTCATGAAAACAGCTCAGGCTCACAGAAGGGCAGAAACTTTGATTTTCAGCCGCCATGCTGTGATTGCCGTCCGAAATGGCAAGCTGTGCTTCATGTTCCGAGTGGGTGACCTGAGGAAAAGCATGATCATTAGTGCCTCCGTGCGTATCCAGGTAGTCAAGAAAACAACTACACCTGAAGGGGAGGTGGTTCCTATTCACCAACTGGACATTCCTGTTGATAACCCAATCGAGAGCAATAACATTTTTCTGGTGGCCCCTTTGATCATCTGCCACGTGATTGACAAGCGCAGCCCCCTGTATGACATCTCAGCAACTGACCTGGCCAACCAAGACTTGGAGGTCATAGTTATTCTGGAAGGAGTGGTTGAAACTACTGGCATCACCACACAAGCACGAACCTCCTACATCGCCGAGGAGATCCAATGGGGCCACCGCTTTGTGTCCATTGTGACTGAGGAAGAAGGAGTGTATTCTGTGGATTACTCCAAATTTGGTAACACTGTTAAAGTAGCTGCTCCACGGTGCAGTGCCCGAGAGCTGGATGAGAAACCTTCCATCCTTATTCAGACCCTCCAAAAGAGTGAACTGTCTCATCAAAATTCTCTGAGGAAGCGCAACTCCATGAGAAGAAACAATTCCATGAGGAGGAACAATTCTATCCGAAGGAACAACTCTTCCCTCATGGTACCAAAGGTGCAATTTATGACTCCAGAAGGAAATCAAAACACATCGGAATCATGACAGCAAGATAACCCCAAGAGAGTCTTTTATCAAGTTTCGATGGTTTATGCCGGGCACTGTCAGACTGAACCAGAG
This genomic window contains:
- the KCNJ8 gene encoding ATP-sensitive inward rectifier potassium channel 8 → MLARKSIIPEEYVLARIAAENLRKPRIRDRLPKARFIAKSGACNLAHKNIREQGRFLQDIFTTLVDLKWRHTLVIFTMSFLCSWLLFAIMWWLVAFAHGDIYAYMEKSGMEKSGLESTVCVTNVRSFTSAFLFSIEVQVTIGFGGRMMTEECPLAITVLILQNIVGLIINAVMLGCIFMKTAQAHRRAETLIFSRHAVIAVRNGKLCFMFRVGDLRKSMIISASVRIQVVKKTTTPEGEVVPIHQLDIPVDNPIESNNIFLVAPLIICHVIDKRSPLYDISATDLANQDLEVIVILEGVVETTGITTQARTSYIAEEIQWGHRFVSIVTEEEGVYSVDYSKFGNTVKVAAPRCSARELDEKPSILIQTLQKSELSHQNSLRKRNSMRRNNSMRRNNSIRRNNSSLMVPKVQFMTPEGNQNTSES